The Melanotaenia boesemani isolate fMelBoe1 chromosome 12, fMelBoe1.pri, whole genome shotgun sequence genome contains the following window.
tgaaaaatactatatttcacattatgatcaagttattttaaatgtacacacgtgtacattttcacatgtgagtagtaatcctgaccacctgaactaaCTCTCCTCATCGTACAAAGTAAAGTCACATCTATTTAGTCAAAAAGATAGAAatagttctttcttttttcatgtacCTCTGGAGGGTCCTCAAATAACTGGAATAAGGAAATAACAGAATAAATTGCCCTAATGTTTCAAACTGggacttaaagtaaaaaatagagCTAAAAAGGACTCAAATATAGATAATGATTGATGTGAAAACTTCACAAACCtttgaatttttaaattttatgctCTAGataaaaaacaaccacagtaTTTGGTGTCTGGGGTGCGGATTGATGCGTGAAACCCCAAGCGAGCTGTAATGATCCTCACCTCCCAGCGAAGCCTGAGACGTCGTCGTAGCTGTCATACACCTCCAGATAATCTGCGAGACATGACATATCGTCCTCGACGTCAAACTCTAGGAAGTGGAGGTGGATCTTCTGACCCAGACGTGCCCGGATGTGCCAGTAGCAGATCTCGTCATCCTGATACTCGTCGGGGAACCCAGGAGACTGAATGATCTTCTGCTGGTCGGTCAGAACTCCTCCACACTTCTTAGCTGTCAGACAAATCACACACATGATAAAGCTTCTTGATTTCACcgattttttgttattgtttaaagcctggtaccagaggtcctctggtaccaggCTTTTAGTTGTTTCTAAAGTCAAACCAAAACCTTTGGTGAGGCCTCGTTCCATCATAAAGGCCCTCATCTGTGTAAGAGCCTGCCAGGTCTGCAGagactgttcatgtttttacaaagaGGCTCTAGACCTGCATCTTTTAGCTTTTAATTgaacaattttattttgtttagtctattttattattattttattttaattacttattttacttgattatttaattatgtaatttattttaaaattgtagCTTTTCTATTcagtttttatggttttgttttacCAAAGTACATCGCTTTTATGAACTCCTTATCTATACTTTCAAACTTGTTGCTCttctttgttcttattgtttttccagtgttttcctcatggggatcctcagTACCGGGATCTTTGGTGCTCggtctgcagggttgttgccatAGGGATTGCCCTTTATTTgaggggtcctgcactgcagccctatggtTGCGGTGCAGACCTCGGCCTGCCCGGATCCGGGCCATTCTTGTGGTGGTGGCCTGTGTTCGTGGTGGCTCCTAGTGTGGACGGATGTCCAAGATATCGCTTCCTCACTGCAGCCTCAAGCcagattatattttatatttatattcagtTAAGAGACATTGTTTTTATCGTGTAAAACACTTTATGAAACTTTTAACACGATTACAATAGAATGCAAGACATGTAGCAAGAACTGTGTTCAGATGTTCCAGACAGCTAAAAGTCATGCCCGTCATCCTCTTTACATCTGCGTATATTTCTGCTGAATAAGTTAGATGAATCAGGCAGATGTGCAAATCTTTCAGATGTGGTAGCTCTAAAACACTTAGCCTGTGTCTCAGTTATCTCTTACTCATTCACTCCATCTTATCCTCACTGGCACTTTTTCACTTCCTGCTGGTTTATTTTTGGTCTGGCTACGATAACTCACAGGGTGGGCCTGAGATTGCAGCTTTGAGTCAAGACAGATTAAGGACCTCTCCTCCACTGACACTGATTAGGTTCTCTTTGTCATCCCTCATGACTGACTCGAGACTGAAGGGACGACAACTTCCTGAGTGGATCCGTGGCGCCTCAGACTCTATGATGGTTTCTAACCTGTGGGCTCGGGTCTCCCCCGCTGGGACTCTGACTCTTTTTTAAGCTGTTAAAGTATCGATAACACCAACATCATTAAAATTCCTCCATTACAGCTTCAGTTAAATAAGCGTTGAAATGTGCttgatagtttttattttaatgaactgaagGGAAGAGGTGTGACAGAAGAAAGGTTCTCAGTTCTTTGGTGCCAAACATTTACACTCTGAACAAGCACTCATTAGGCAGAATCTGCTTCCAGAGTTGTAAACATTGATGCATGTTTGAGTTTATTACATATTGAGCTCATTAAGACTTAACTCCCTCCATCCTGGAAGTTCCTGAACTAGAACAAGACAGTAACTTTTATAAAATCAACCTGTAACAGTGAAGAGATCATCTGATTTATtgatactgtgattaaaaaaggAGACAGAGTTTATTTGGTGTTAGTTAACTATTTAactagaggtgtccatcatcaacatcGGCCAATGGCTTCCTAAGATATTTATCTGCAtgacacctctattaaaacacctggaaaactgctctggttcactttttattttctactgtagcacagtcctcatcagatattaatttaacaattcctaggatttctatactcattcctagatgaactgggctgccATCCTCTGGTTTTATACTGatagaaatgtgtttttcttttagtaagAAATAACCATTTTCATCACAGTAATACAGAATTTAATCCTGACACTTCTCTAATAATCTCAGCTTTTTGTTGAGAAGTTGTGAATTTATTTCAGACAAGAAGCAGAAGAATAGCCCTCATAACGAAGAGGTTAAACAAAGATTTGCACTTTTCAATTCAAATATTGGCTGTTTTTCCATCCTCACTATGGCGGAATGATGCAGACAAACACTGATCCACAACCAAAATGAACTGGACAAATGTTTCCATATTGTATATTGCAGGCAATTTTTGCTTACTGTTGCTccttttaatgaaaaaagaaaaaccccaaaaactTCAACTTTTCAGGGTTTCAGACAAAAACGCTGAATCCACCACAGTCCAGTTctgctttgctgtttttctaGGTTTTTCTTGAGACTCACCACATTGCCTAAGCCCCATGTAATTCAAGCAGAAAcatccaccacagaaaccatCACAATGAGTATAAACGTGGTTATTTTGTCCTGTTAATCAAATCGTGAAACGATTTCAAACACCTCTCTCGACTGGATAGAAAATTATTTCCAAACTTCCAATCATGGTCAAATGTATAAGCTGATTTGATCGGATTAAAGGTGCTCTGTGTAAACGTGCCTAATGTCCACAGAAATGTTAACACAGCATCAGTTATTTGGAGATAGTGTGGTTATGGCCAAAGGGACGTGGGACAAATTGAGCAGGACACTATAGTCTACTAGGTGGAAGTTTTGCACCTCTAAACTGGTTtgaaaacaatatataaaaaagaaaaatttaatgaaaattttttttcattttttcggTGGGGCGTGGTGCAAACTCACTCTTTGGTTCTGTTTCCTTTTATACATAGATGTCATTGGGCGCATTCACACTGGGGcagtttggtccactttaaacaaACACTGGTCCGCTTCCAGGAATAGTCCGGTCcttttggagcagtgtgaatgcTCATTCAAACtttggtccacttgaaaacCAGGGGTCTTGGTTCACTTACAAGTGAATCCTGGTTCACTTACAgtatgaaagcaaacagacGTTCCAGTGAACTAAAGGGAGGAAATGATGTCGGATGTATGGTAACGCAGCATATCAGGTATctggctgcctctcctgctcCTCAGACTGGAtagattctggtgaaaactaGATTAGGTTTGAACGGcagcataaaaacagaaaccagactgTAAAAAATCATTGTTGCTACATTATTTTTTTGAGATTTAAGAGCCATTtttggtcctggccaatcaatgagctggattttctccttctttcttGATGGTCTTTTTGGGCAATATCAACCTTAGCAAGAAGATGTTGTAGCTGCGTGACATTATCCAGGTGGTTTAGTACGCTTGGGTAAAGCACAGTGTGAAAGAAAACCAAGTCAAATGACGGTGTGAAATTTTTTAGAATTTCCAACCTCATCAAACGTAATTCCCTgaactatcctggtgtgaatgctcCCTCAGAGCTTTCTTTGCACTGTAACCCCACCTGAAACCCTTGGCAAGTGGTTCATATGTGAACATAGACCAGCAAAGTAGTCTCTTCCAGTCTGCAACTGGTTTTCTATGGCtgctcaaacacaaacaggtttgAGATCAAAAACTGGAACTCAATCTAAAAAGAAGGCAAAACAGGACTCAAATTCTACTTAAAATGGGAAATCAGAATTTAAACCAGAACACCTCACAAAATTGGATCTCGATTTATTTGAACGTGAAAGTTGGAATTTCACAGTTCTTCATAGAAAGGTTGGGCTGAAACGCCAATTGGAGGAACCTCACCAGCACTGGCCTCAAAATCCAATATGGCCACCATGAACATTAAAAGTGATgataactgcagaaataaacattattttattttatttatttatgacatATTTATGACCCAAAAAAGGTTAGTAATGAACATGCTGCTAtactgtttgtttgtgtaaaataaTAGTAAAGTAATAGTGCCAATACCAGCCTGTCTGGTCAACAAGTCCATGTAAGTCCTACTGGTTATCTTAACCCGTAGCCACATATTCTTATGTTGTCAACCACAAAGTTGGACAAAgatatattttacataaacacTCATTCAACCTCATCTGGTCCTCACAGTTGTTTGTACTAGTTCAAATGACATGAAGCAGGATCGGCTCAATATTAGTCTCAAACTAAAATCCTGCATTATGTTCAGTTACTTTCTAAGTTTGTTGTGTGGagtcaataaaaaacaaagcatgaaAATATGAATTAGTACTGCTTTGGTTACATTAGTAAGCTAAAAGATTTACTCACAGTTTGGGTTGTAGCAGTAAACATCCCATTTTTCGCTCTTGTTCAGTCTGTATCCGTAGTTGATGATGCCAACTTTCCCAAACCCGCAGTTGGCCCCAGCCTTGACGATGGGGTAACCAACGCGTCCTTTGTCAAACCATCCCGCAGCACACACATGGAAACCTGAAATAGAGATGACAAATAAACTGTTGTAGACTCCCTTTCACTGCCTCCAGCAGACCAGCCTCTGTGGACGAAAGCCTGCTGGCAACCACTTTGTAGAGATGTGAGGAGTTTAGATCAGAATAAACTGTGCCGATGGATAAAAACAGGACCTCCCAGATTGTCTGTTGTGGGTAAACTCAGTTGCAACCACAGAAATTCAGGCAACCAGAGCTAGATTTGATCTGTGAGATGAGAACAGTGATATGATCTATCCAAGAAGGTGTTTGCAGCTCTTGTGGGACCATTTAAAATTTCCCACAGTCATGCAACAACAAAAGACTTGTGGAAAGATGAGTTTGATTCACTGCTTCCTATTAACCTTTACCCCTCCCTGCATGTTAAAAGCATTCCAGCATGTTAAAGATGTGTTACATCACAGTCCCATCCAGAAACctgatgttttatgtgttttatgggAAAGCgacaagataaaacacaaccCATTCTGTTTGCATCTAAAGGACTGGGTTGATAATGCACACTGTTTAGTAATGAGAGTAACAGATCAAACAACACTTCATAGCTCAATGAAAACCGTGCTCATAGCAGAAAGACAC
Protein-coding sequences here:
- the tnfaip6 gene encoding tumor necrosis factor-inducible gene 6 protein, with the translated sequence MHVLALFWLLSFLLNETQAWGFKNGIFHNSIWLEQAAGVYHRESRKGRYQLTYKEAKAVCKYEGGKLATYEQLEAARQIGFHVCAAGWFDKGRVGYPIVKAGANCGFGKVGIINYGYRLNKSEKWDVYCYNPNSKKCGGVLTDQQKIIQSPGFPDEYQDDEICYWHIRARLGQKIHLHFLEFDVEDDMSCLADYLEVYDSYDDVSGFAGRFCGDYLPDDIISTGNVMTLKFLSDASVTGGGFQLQYTALNASLLT